A window of Cryptomeria japonica chromosome 3, Sugi_1.0, whole genome shotgun sequence contains these coding sequences:
- the LOC131873965 gene encoding calmodulin-like protein 3 translates to MADLNEIRRVYEIVDKNADGEVYQPILNNKDDIEKDESKDLMEAFGVFDENKDGYITSEELQHVLSTIGLIPWSQDLQQCEQMIWRFDLDRNGVLDFAEFKSMMSSEPSP, encoded by the coding sequence ATGGCTGATCTTAATGAAATTCGTCGAGTGTATGAGATTGTGGATAAAAATGCAGATGGAGAGGTATATCAACCCATTCTAAACAATAAAGACGATATAGAAAAAGATGAATCAAAGGATTTGATGGAAGCATTCGGTGTATTTGATGAGAATAAAGATGGATACATAACCTCAGAGGAACTGCAACATGTCTTGTCCACCATAGGATTGATTCCGTGGAGCCAAGACCTGCAACAGTGCGAGCAAATGATATGGCGATTTGATTTGGACCGCAATGGAGTGTTGGACTTCGCTGAATTCAAAAGTATGATGTCTTCTGAGCCTTCTCCATGA